In Deltaproteobacteria bacterium, the genomic stretch TCTTGGACCGTTATTTTTTTGAAAGGATTCTTAGCAGACCGTCGCCCGACGGATCCACTTACTTTTTGGAGAAACAAATCATCAATGAAGTGGCGCGAATTTTGTTTCACGAAAAACTCCAAAAAGTTTCGGGCGATAAGGAAGACGAAGGCTTAGGCAAAGAACCATTTGCCAAAGAACCATTTGATAGAGCTCTTCGCTACATTGAATCAAACTTATTCAGCGCTTTGACCCTTGAGCTGATAGTTAGCGCTGCCGGAGTTAGTAAATCTTCTTTGATGCGAAAATTTCGTGAAACCCTCAAGCAGACTCCCTTTGAATACATCAAGACTCGCAGGCTCGATGAGGCTCTGTCGCTTATGAAGCAGGGAGATCACAGTATTGGCGATATTTCGTTATTAGTTGGCTATGAAGACTTCAGCGCCTTTAGCCGCGCCTTTCGGCAGCGCTTTAAAAATTCCCCATCAAAGTATATGGGTTCGAATAAGTAAATCCAAACCATTCTTATCTTGGGAATTTAAGCACAATCTCTGACTCTCTGTGCACAACACGTTTGAACTTTGTTTGCTAGATACAAGCTCAGAACAGCGAACTTCATAGTTACAAAGCAGATACAAACGAGAAAGAAGGAAAAAATATGAACCATTCAGTTCAATCAGTTTACAAAATAGGACTATGCATACTGTCGGCAATTGTTGTGTCGGCTTCGCATAGGGCGATAGCTTCTGATTACCGGAGAAAAATGGAGTGTGCCGACGGTGGGGTAATAGTGGATGTCGATCTCGACGAACCGCGCGTCGGTCAGGTCGTCATTCGTGATTACCGAGCGATCGATTACTTCAAGAGTCGGGGGATGGTCCGCGACATGCACTTTATGCAAAGTGCTCCTTATGAACTCCTGCTTAAAGGGCAACAGCAAACTAGAATCACCGATGGCTTTCATGGTTTTGAGGGTAACGCAGGTTTCGATAGGCTGCGGATCAACAGAGGATTTGGCCCGTACAATAGACATTCCTACCTTTTTTTCGCCTACCGCGAAGGAAATGGAATCAAGATCCGCGTAGATGAAAAGATCAACTCCTTTAGCGGTTGCACGGTTTATATTCCGAACCCCCAAGGCTATGCCTCTGACTGCCAATTCGCAGGCGGGAAAAATGTGAGTTTTGAAAGTGAATATCACGCCGATCGTGCAAACTGGTTTTTTCCTAACTGCCGTGAGCTCTAAATAGACGAAAGGTTCCAAGTGCTGCTGAGGCTTTGAACCTAAGTCGATTTTTTCTTCTTGAGCCAGAATATGGCAATGGGCATCAGACTCCAGATAAGCACGACAATTGGTGGGCAGTTGGTTCCACGGCTCCTAGGCCTTTTTTTAGGCCAACTTCACGCAATGCTCCATTTATAAACGCCAGTACAAAAAGCCCGAGCCAAGCGATCAATGTTCGAACGTTTTTCAACTTACTCTTTGTTCTCATTCAGGTTTATACCTAATCCTACGATGAACGGTTCACCAAGTATTATTATCGCGGGTGCAAGTGGCTACATCGGCAAAGCCATAATACCGAAGATCCTCGAGAAGTTTCCGGGGGCCCACATTACGGCGCTATCTCGAAGCGCACAAAAATCCGATGATCCACGGATTACCTGGAAAGCCTGTGACCTTTTTTCGTTGAAGTCGATCGAAGAAGCCAGCCCCGCTTCGGTGGATCTTGCGATTTATCTTGTGCATTCGATGGGCCCCACCGCATCCCTCGATCAGGGGAGTTTTGCGGACTATGATTTGTTGCTGGCCGACAACTTTGCTCGAGTCTTGCGAACTACAAATTTGAAACAAGTCATTTATCTTGGTGGCTTGATACCCGAAACTTCTCACATGTCGCTTCATCTTCAAAGCCGTCTGGAAATGGAAAATGTTTTCAATCAATATAAGTTGCCATCGACGATTTTCCGAGCCGGTTTGATTCTTGGTGCCGGAGGCTCGTCTTTTCAAATTCTTTTGAAGCTGGTAAAACGCTTGCCAGTAATGGTTTGTCCAAGGTGGACGC encodes the following:
- a CDS encoding helix-turn-helix transcriptional regulator, yielding MIKDNGLSYLDKELLESRIVLLKRTRWLNDILDRYFFERILSRPSPDGSTYFLEKQIINEVARILFHEKLQKVSGDKEDEGLGKEPFAKEPFDRALRYIESNLFSALTLELIVSAAGVSKSSLMRKFRETLKQTPFEYIKTRRLDEALSLMKQGDHSIGDISLLVGYEDFSAFSRAFRQRFKNSPSKYMGSNK